In Leuconostoc kimchii IMSNU 11154, the DNA window GGTAACTTTGAAGTTCGTGATCGTGCAGCCCGTAAGGGTCGTAACCCACAAACTGGTGCAGAAATTGAAATTCCTGCATCAAAGGTACCTGCATTTAAGCCTGGTAAGGCTCTAAAAGAAGCAGTAAAGTAATATATACTGTTTTATATAACGGTAGTATTGGTAAGGACGGGCTGAATTAGCTCGTTTTTTTGTTTGAAGAGCACGACTTATCCTTGAGACAACAGAAGCTTGTTAATATACAATCGATGTGCTGTATGCTAGAAGCGAGGCTGACTGATATGTGGTTATTTTTTATGTTAAAATAGATTATTAGTTAACCATATGCTGGTGATTAAACATATAAGAACAATATATTATGATTTTTTTATAATAAGTTAATATTTGGAGGTGTAAGCAATGAAATCAAATTATGCACAGAAAATGTTAGACGCATTGTCAAGCGGTCAGCTTGACCAAGCACAGCATCTGTTTGCACAATCTTTAAGAAATGATGATGATGATTTAATTTATAGTTTAGCAGAAGAATTGTATGCCTTGGGTTTTTTAAATCAGTCACGTCGTGCTTATAAAAAATTATTAGAAAAGTATCCGGAAGAAGATGAAATTCGTGCAGCACTGGCAGATATAGCGATTGAAGACGGCGAAATTGATGAGGCACAAAATTACTTAGCACAGGTTCAACCTAACTCATCGTCTTACCTCCGGTCATTGCTTGTGAAGGCAGATATTTATCAAACAGAAGGACTCAATGAGTCAGCAGAGTATAGTTTGTTACAGGCTGAAAATATTGCACCAGAAGAAGATGTCATTCAATTTGCTTTGGCAGAATTTTATTTTGCTAACCAATCTTTTCAGCAGGCTATCTCACGTTATCGTGCGTTATTGCTAAAAGGACAGCGTGAGATTAGCCGTGTTGATATTGTTGCTCGTATCGGTGTAGCCTATGCACAAATTGGCAATTATGATCATGCGATTGGTTACTTAGAACAAATTAAACCCGAACGTATGACCTTAGATATACGCTTTCAATTGGCTATTTTATACCAGGAAACGCAACGTGAAAACGAAGCAATGACATTATTTAATGAGATTTTGGACTCAGATCCCAAATACACATCGGTTTATCCTTTGCTGGGAAAGACATACGAGCAATTACATCAAATTGAAGACGCTTATCGTACGTATCAGGCTGGTTTGGTGCAAGACGAAACAAATATACAGTTATATCGTCTAGCGGCCACAGCGGCTCAAAAAACAGGCGATTTAGATGCAGCAGAAAATTACTACCTTAAAGCATTAACAATTGATGATGCGGATGTGACAACCATTTTAAATTTGACCGATTTATATCTTGCGCAAAAGCGATTCAATGAAGTCATCAGTTATATGACAAAATACTTAGCTGATGATTTGACCGATCCGCAATTTTATTGGACTTTAGCCCGTGCTTATCAAGCAGTGG includes these proteins:
- a CDS encoding tetratricopeptide repeat protein, with amino-acid sequence MKSNYAQKMLDALSSGQLDQAQHLFAQSLRNDDDDLIYSLAEELYALGFLNQSRRAYKKLLEKYPEEDEIRAALADIAIEDGEIDEAQNYLAQVQPNSSSYLRSLLVKADIYQTEGLNESAEYSLLQAENIAPEEDVIQFALAEFYFANQSFQQAISRYRALLLKGQREISRVDIVARIGVAYAQIGNYDHAIGYLEQIKPERMTLDIRFQLAILYQETQRENEAMTLFNEILDSDPKYTSVYPLLGKTYEQLHQIEDAYRTYQAGLVQDETNIQLYRLAATAAQKTGDLDAAENYYLKALTIDDADVTTILNLTDLYLAQKRFNEVISYMTKYLADDLTDPQFYWTLARAYQAVGDERKAQQYWHDAAPLFEENVQFLLDLINWYHQQGKQDLEIETLKQYLFLEPNDSEMQMRLEDLAF